From the genome of Vicia villosa cultivar HV-30 ecotype Madison, WI linkage group LG2, Vvil1.0, whole genome shotgun sequence, one region includes:
- the LOC131652910 gene encoding uncharacterized protein LOC131652910 → MGEEKEDPQKLKRLAADSYDYDNDSRWPDYWANVLIPPHMSSRSDVVSHFKRKFYQRYVDPDLVVDPMSFGSSSQPPRPTPTSSSSSSAPPRSNDQARARSTGSTNRTSGTSATAGSNPTPLRWDRQTILFSVNAWVFVVAFLAAVPVIPKHLSHRAYRLSFMGTTCSSLYSLYSQYGKPRAWNMQALQVYFQSIIASKDFIYFVYCLTFVTSHLCLKFALIPILCWSFEHVAKFLRRNFSRSTLYRKYLEEPCVWVESNNTTLNILTSHAEIGLGFLLIISLFSWQRNIIQTFMYWQLLKLMYHVPVTAAYHQSVWAKIGRTINPLVHRHAPFLKTPLSAVQRWWLR, encoded by the exons ATGGGGGAAGAGAAAGAAGATCCTCAGAAACTCAAGCGATTGGCGGCGGATTCATACGATTACGACAACGACTCTCGATGGCCCGATTACTGGGCCAACGTTCTCATCCCTCCGCATATGTCCTCTCGCTCCGACGTCGTTTCACACTTCAAACGCAAATTCTATCAACGCTATGTT GATCCTGATCTTGTGGTAGACCCGATGTCTTTTGGCAGTTCATCTCAGCCACCACGGCCGACACctacctcatcatcatcatcatcagcacCACCGCGGTCAAATGATCAAGCTCGGGCAAGAAGCACTG GATCTACTAATAGAACTTCTGGGACATCTGCAACTGCGGGTTCTAATCCAACTCCTCTGCGTTGGGATCGACAAACAATTCTATTCTCTGTTAATGCTTGG GTGTTTGTTGTGGCTTTCCTTGCAGCTGTTCCAGTGATACCTAAGCATCTTTCTCATAGGGCTTATCGTCTTTCTTTTATGGGTACTACATGTTCTTCTCTATACTCATTGTACTCACAATATGGG AAACCAAGAGCGTGGAATATGCAGGCCTTGCAAGTTTACTTTCAGTCGATAATTGCTTCAAAGGATTTTATATACTTTGTGTACTGCCTTACATTTGTTACATCGCATCTTTGCCTTAAAT TTGCTTTGATCCCTATCTTATGTTGGTCATTTGAACACGTTGCCAAGTTCCTTAGACGTAATTTCAGTCGCTCTACCTTGTACAG GAAGTACTTGGAAGAGCCTTGTGTTTGGGTGGAGTCAAACAATACTACTCTCAATATACTAACATCACACGCTGAGATTGGACTTGGATTCCTACTCATCATCTCGTTGTTCTC GTGGCAACGCAACATAATACAAACATTCATGTACTGGCAG CTTTTAAAGCTCATGTATCATGTTCCTGTTACTGCTGCATACCATCAGAGTGTTTGGGCTAAAATTGGGAGGACGATCAATCCACTCGTCCACCGTCATGCACCGTTCTTGAAGACTCCTCTATCTGCAGTTCAAAGATGGTGGCTAAGGTAG